The Enteractinococcus fodinae genome has a segment encoding these proteins:
- a CDS encoding purine-nucleoside phosphorylase encodes MLAEQFDTPKHDLGVVLGSGWAHTIDALGEVTGEVSFDKVPGLGGDGVAGHVQKVSSVRLPNGRRVLVFGSRTHFYAGRDVQAVAHVVRTIAATGASTVVLTNGCGGLDPNLAPGTPVLISDHINLTGTTPLVGPEFVDMTNAYAKHLREVARRVEPSLTEGVYVQFAGPQYETPAEVAMAATLGGDLVGMSTALDTIAARHAGLEVLGISLVTNAAAGVTDAPLTHEDVIAAGSAAAPRVSKILADIIHAI; translated from the coding sequence ATGCTGGCCGAACAGTTCGATACCCCCAAACATGACCTCGGTGTGGTGCTTGGCTCCGGGTGGGCTCACACGATCGATGCACTGGGTGAAGTGACCGGTGAGGTCTCGTTCGACAAGGTTCCCGGGCTAGGTGGCGACGGGGTTGCCGGACACGTCCAGAAGGTGTCTTCGGTACGGTTGCCCAATGGTCGGCGGGTGCTGGTCTTCGGGTCTCGCACGCACTTCTATGCCGGTCGGGATGTCCAAGCCGTTGCGCACGTGGTCCGCACCATAGCAGCCACCGGTGCATCCACCGTGGTGCTGACCAACGGTTGTGGCGGTTTAGACCCGAACCTGGCGCCTGGCACCCCCGTGCTGATTTCTGATCACATCAATCTCACCGGGACAACTCCGCTGGTGGGGCCAGAGTTCGTCGATATGACCAACGCGTACGCCAAACACCTGCGCGAAGTCGCCAGGCGCGTCGAGCCGTCCCTCACCGAGGGTGTATACGTCCAGTTTGCCGGGCCACAGTATGAGACCCCAGCAGAAGTTGCCATGGCCGCCACACTCGGTGGCGATCTCGTGGGTATGTCCACGGCACTGGATACCATTGCCGCCCGGCACGCCGGTCTCGAAGTATTGGGCATCTCGTTAGTCACCAATGCCGCAGCCGGAGTGACCGATGCCCCCTTAACCCACGAGGATGTCATCGCAGCCGGCAGCGCTGCCGCGCCCCGTGTCTCCAAAATTTTGGCGGATATTATTCATGCAATCTGA
- a CDS encoding acetyl/propionyl/methylcrotonyl-CoA carboxylase subunit alpha, whose product MTSASSSMIYQPFSKVLIANRGEIAVRIIRAAQDEGLEAVAIYANPDRDAMHVRLADHAFSLNGDTVTDTYLSVEKVLRAARDSGADAVHPGYGFLAENAEFAQAVLDAGLTWIGPPPAAIHALGDKVAARHIAQRVGAPLAPGTADPVQTAQEVVDFADEYGLPLAIKAAHGGGGRGIKVVRQRSEIPEAFESAVREATAAFGRGECFVERFLDAPRHLETQCLADQDGNVVVVSTRDCSLQRRNQKLVEEAPAPYLTAEQEQQLYDASVALLQEAGYVGAGTCEFLIGQDGTISFLEVNTRLQVEHTVSEEVTGIDLVREQFRIARGELLGYDHPEVHGHSFEFRITAEDPGQNFMPAPGTVTKMRLPGGPGVRIDTGIEEGETISGAFDSMVAKLIVTGRDRKEALQRSQRALNEMRIAGLATVLPFHRTVIQDPNFAPELDQPNQKVPVEGPFTVHTRWIETDFINELQPQSVVPGMDDQDEVERRVVTVEVNGKRVEVTLPDSLAGIAAVDAKPQRRRPSRTATKASGASAAGASGDTVTSPMQGTIVKLGVEVGAEVVEGDLILVLEAMKMEQPITAHKAGTVTELTAEPGATVNAGAALATIEG is encoded by the coding sequence ATGACCAGCGCGTCATCCTCGATGATCTACCAACCCTTTTCGAAGGTTCTGATCGCCAATCGGGGTGAGATCGCGGTCCGCATTATTCGCGCTGCACAAGACGAGGGACTAGAAGCGGTAGCCATCTACGCCAACCCGGATCGCGATGCGATGCACGTTCGGCTCGCGGACCACGCATTTTCTCTCAACGGTGACACGGTCACCGACACCTACCTGTCGGTCGAGAAAGTATTGCGCGCTGCCCGTGATTCCGGGGCCGACGCCGTGCACCCGGGCTATGGGTTTCTGGCGGAAAATGCTGAGTTCGCTCAAGCGGTGCTTGATGCAGGTTTAACCTGGATCGGCCCGCCTCCGGCAGCAATTCACGCGCTCGGTGACAAAGTAGCTGCCCGTCATATTGCACAGCGGGTTGGGGCGCCACTGGCACCAGGCACCGCCGATCCCGTACAAACCGCCCAGGAAGTCGTGGATTTCGCCGATGAGTACGGCCTGCCGTTGGCTATCAAAGCCGCTCACGGCGGTGGCGGACGTGGCATTAAGGTTGTTCGGCAGCGTTCAGAGATCCCGGAGGCTTTTGAGTCGGCGGTTCGCGAGGCCACAGCAGCGTTTGGCCGCGGCGAATGCTTCGTCGAACGCTTCCTGGATGCCCCGCGCCACCTGGAGACCCAGTGTTTGGCGGATCAGGACGGCAATGTGGTGGTCGTCTCGACCCGTGACTGCTCCTTACAGCGGCGCAACCAAAAACTCGTTGAAGAGGCGCCCGCACCCTACCTAACCGCCGAGCAGGAACAACAACTCTATGACGCCTCTGTGGCGCTGCTCCAAGAAGCTGGCTACGTTGGCGCCGGCACCTGCGAGTTTCTCATTGGCCAAGACGGTACGATCTCATTTTTGGAAGTCAATACCCGACTCCAGGTCGAGCACACGGTTTCCGAAGAAGTCACTGGCATAGACCTGGTGCGCGAACAATTCCGGATCGCCCGCGGTGAGCTACTGGGCTATGACCATCCCGAGGTTCATGGCCACTCGTTTGAATTTCGGATCACCGCCGAAGATCCCGGCCAGAATTTCATGCCGGCCCCGGGCACGGTTACGAAAATGCGGTTGCCGGGAGGTCCCGGTGTGCGCATTGACACCGGCATCGAAGAGGGCGAAACCATTTCGGGAGCTTTCGACTCGATGGTCGCCAAGCTCATTGTCACCGGACGGGATCGCAAAGAAGCATTACAGCGTTCCCAGCGTGCCCTCAACGAGATGCGCATTGCCGGGTTGGCAACCGTACTGCCTTTCCATCGCACGGTGATTCAGGATCCAAATTTTGCTCCCGAGTTGGATCAGCCAAACCAGAAGGTTCCGGTTGAGGGGCCCTTTACGGTGCACACTCGATGGATTGAAACCGATTTCATCAACGAGTTGCAACCACAGTCTGTGGTCCCCGGCATGGATGACCAAGACGAGGTCGAACGCCGGGTGGTCACGGTGGAGGTCAACGGCAAGCGGGTAGAGGTAACGCTGCCCGATTCGCTGGCCGGTATTGCTGCGGTGGATGCCAAGCCCCAGCGCCGTCGTCCATCACGCACGGCAACGAAAGCTTCAGGTGCCTCGGCGGCAGGGGCATCGGGGGACACCGTGACCTCACCGATGCAAGGCACCATCGTGAAACTGGGCGTGGAAGTCGGTGCAGAAGTGGTCGAAGGCGACCTGATTTTGGTGCTGGAAGCCATGAAGATGGAACAGCCTATCACCGCGCATAAGGCCGGTACCGTGACGGAACTCACCGCCGAACCCGGAGCGACCGTCAATGCCGGAGCGGCGTTAGCAACCATCGAGGGGTAA
- a CDS encoding acetoacetate--CoA ligase, whose protein sequence is MSNDILWQPQAETVQQTAMYQFMQAMKTKHGLAMETYLDLWNWSVDDLEVFWTEIWEYFDIIGHKPTGPMVQGQMPGTQWAQGAKVNYAENILRHATKMADQEAVVGLDESLNRTALTWQQLNEQVGAFAHHLKTIGVTEGDVVAAALPNIPQAIVGLLGSAAVGAIWSVVNVDFGVPGIVTRFQQLQPKVLMTIDGLELGGTVRDQIGDLDRLLQELDSVTHHVLVENTHAGDHSLVAEIVASHNVETAVFDEIVAEGREPEFTAVDFSHPLWVLYSSGTTGTPKGIVQSQGGTVLEIAKSFGLHYHVPQGEAVYISTSTTWMLWNMLVGSLIIGAKAITYSGGVFAGGPGRQFEILAQERVALYGCGAAILTGVQESGLVPKNEYDLSNLTDILVSASPLPARTWHWVYDAVKPDVRLRSDSGGTDVCSVFVGSNPMDPVRVNELMGPALGVAADVFDGSGRSVTDQVGELVITKPMPTMPLYFWNDPDDERYHEAYFSQDPHIWYHGDFATQTSRQSFVIHGRSDATLNRGGIRMGSSDLYQVVDALDEVTASMVIGAELDDGDYYMPLFVVPTDPEIAPEQLKDIITEAIRTELSPRYVPDDIIIAPGVPMTKTGKLMEVPIKRVLQGMAPEKVAKETAADPAVLEWYLDYAADTAK, encoded by the coding sequence TTGAGCAACGATATTCTGTGGCAACCACAAGCTGAAACGGTGCAACAGACCGCGATGTATCAGTTCATGCAGGCCATGAAAACCAAACACGGTCTGGCCATGGAGACCTACCTGGACCTGTGGAACTGGTCGGTTGATGATCTTGAAGTTTTCTGGACCGAAATCTGGGAGTATTTCGACATCATCGGGCACAAGCCCACCGGCCCGATGGTGCAGGGGCAGATGCCCGGCACACAATGGGCCCAAGGCGCCAAAGTGAACTACGCAGAAAATATTCTGCGTCATGCCACCAAGATGGCGGACCAAGAAGCCGTCGTCGGTCTGGATGAATCCCTCAACCGTACCGCGCTGACGTGGCAACAGCTCAATGAACAGGTCGGGGCGTTTGCACACCATTTGAAAACGATCGGCGTCACTGAGGGGGACGTGGTCGCCGCCGCGTTGCCCAATATCCCGCAAGCCATTGTCGGGTTGCTGGGCTCCGCAGCCGTGGGCGCCATCTGGTCGGTGGTCAACGTTGATTTCGGGGTGCCCGGTATCGTCACGCGCTTCCAACAGCTGCAACCTAAAGTGCTCATGACCATTGATGGGTTGGAACTCGGCGGCACAGTGCGCGATCAAATTGGCGACCTCGATCGCCTGTTACAGGAACTCGACTCTGTGACTCATCACGTGTTGGTCGAAAATACACACGCCGGCGATCACTCTTTGGTCGCAGAGATTGTGGCCTCCCATAACGTTGAAACCGCGGTCTTTGACGAGATCGTGGCGGAAGGTCGCGAACCCGAATTTACCGCGGTGGATTTCTCTCACCCGCTGTGGGTGTTGTATTCTTCTGGGACCACCGGTACGCCCAAGGGCATTGTGCAAAGCCAAGGCGGGACCGTGTTGGAGATCGCCAAATCCTTTGGACTGCATTATCACGTCCCCCAGGGCGAGGCCGTCTACATTTCAACCTCAACCACCTGGATGCTGTGGAACATGCTGGTGGGCTCGCTGATTATCGGTGCAAAAGCCATCACCTACTCCGGCGGGGTGTTCGCCGGGGGACCCGGGCGGCAGTTTGAGATTTTGGCCCAGGAACGCGTTGCGCTCTATGGGTGTGGTGCCGCCATCCTGACCGGCGTTCAAGAGTCAGGGTTGGTCCCGAAAAACGAGTACGACCTGTCGAATCTGACCGATATCCTAGTCTCGGCGTCACCGCTTCCAGCGCGAACCTGGCACTGGGTCTATGATGCCGTCAAACCGGATGTGCGGCTCCGGTCGGATTCCGGTGGCACCGATGTGTGCTCCGTATTCGTAGGTTCCAACCCGATGGATCCGGTGCGCGTCAATGAGCTCATGGGACCGGCACTCGGTGTTGCAGCCGACGTCTTTGACGGATCCGGCAGGTCAGTAACGGATCAGGTGGGAGAACTGGTCATCACCAAACCGATGCCCACCATGCCCCTGTACTTCTGGAACGATCCGGACGATGAGCGGTATCATGAGGCCTACTTCAGCCAGGACCCACATATCTGGTACCACGGAGACTTTGCCACCCAGACTTCTCGGCAATCCTTCGTGATCCACGGCCGGTCCGACGCGACCCTGAATCGCGGCGGTATTCGCATGGGGTCCAGTGACCTCTACCAGGTGGTTGATGCCCTCGATGAAGTCACAGCATCCATGGTGATCGGAGCAGAACTCGACGACGGCGACTACTACATGCCGTTGTTTGTGGTGCCCACGGACCCTGAGATCGCCCCCGAGCAGCTCAAAGACATCATCACCGAGGCGATTCGTACCGAACTGTCCCCGCGCTATGTGCCCGATGACATCATCATCGCACCGGGGGTGCCCATGACGAAGACCGGCAAGCTCATGGAAGTTCCGATTAAACGCGTCTTGCAGGGGATGGCACCGGAGAAGGTGGCCAAGGAAACCGCCGCTGATCCAGCTGTGCTGGAGTGGTACCTCGACTACGCCGCAGACACCGCGAAGTAG
- a CDS encoding MFS transporter, which translates to MSTQPAATSHGIQDADLGVPRWKIIMASVVGTTIEFYDFYIYATAAVSVFPLIFFPGGDAQTALLASMATFGAAFVARPLGSIIFGHMGDRLGRKVTLIGALLTMGIATFIIGLLPTYYQIGLWAPAMLTILRFCQGLGLGGEWSGAALLVTETAKPGKRASAAMWPQLGAPFGFLLANGFFLVLALAFDYDSAAHGADHVFVDWVWRIPFLASIVMVAIGLWVRVSLEETPVFKQAIAKDERVKAPLKDVFAKNWWQLILGTFIMYATYVLFYLMTTWILSYAIGAPEAGGLGTSYNDFLVIQLISILFFAAFVPVAGMLADKFGRKPTMLTITTLMIIFGLLFGWWLNADVIVDADGTLNTTRMIVFMIVGMSLMGLTFGPMSAILPELFPTETRYTGSGISYNVSSILGAALTPFIATWLMGTFDVSYVGYYLAAASVITLIFLALSPETKYRSLSALDQDEIERTR; encoded by the coding sequence ATGTCAACGCAACCCGCAGCGACTTCGCATGGTATTCAAGATGCCGACCTGGGCGTGCCCCGGTGGAAAATCATCATGGCCTCGGTTGTAGGCACTACCATCGAATTCTACGATTTCTATATTTACGCCACCGCAGCTGTATCAGTGTTCCCACTGATCTTCTTCCCCGGCGGCGACGCCCAAACCGCCCTGCTTGCCTCGATGGCGACCTTTGGTGCGGCGTTTGTTGCTCGTCCCCTCGGATCCATCATCTTCGGTCACATGGGCGACCGACTGGGCCGCAAAGTCACACTCATTGGTGCCCTGCTGACCATGGGTATCGCGACCTTCATCATCGGGTTGTTGCCAACGTATTACCAGATCGGGCTCTGGGCGCCGGCGATGCTGACCATCCTGCGCTTCTGTCAGGGTCTTGGTCTGGGTGGTGAATGGTCCGGTGCTGCCCTGCTCGTCACCGAAACCGCCAAACCTGGCAAACGCGCATCCGCGGCGATGTGGCCACAGTTGGGCGCGCCCTTTGGGTTCTTGCTCGCCAACGGTTTCTTCCTGGTGCTGGCCCTGGCTTTCGATTACGATTCGGCAGCCCACGGTGCTGACCACGTCTTTGTTGACTGGGTGTGGCGCATACCGTTTTTGGCCTCCATCGTTATGGTGGCCATTGGACTTTGGGTTCGCGTTTCGCTGGAAGAGACCCCGGTCTTCAAACAGGCCATTGCCAAAGATGAGCGCGTCAAAGCCCCATTGAAAGACGTGTTCGCCAAAAACTGGTGGCAGCTCATCCTGGGAACGTTCATCATGTACGCCACCTACGTGCTGTTCTACCTGATGACCACCTGGATCCTGTCTTATGCCATCGGTGCACCAGAAGCCGGCGGGCTGGGAACCTCCTATAATGACTTCCTGGTCATCCAGCTGATCTCGATTCTGTTCTTCGCAGCCTTTGTGCCGGTTGCTGGGATGCTAGCGGATAAATTCGGTCGAAAGCCGACGATGCTGACCATTACCACGCTGATGATCATTTTCGGTCTGCTGTTCGGGTGGTGGCTCAACGCGGATGTCATCGTCGATGCCGACGGCACACTCAACACCACGCGCATGATCGTGTTCATGATCGTAGGCATGTCCCTGATGGGCCTGACCTTCGGACCAATGTCGGCGATCCTGCCGGAATTGTTCCCAACGGAAACCCGCTACACCGGCTCCGGCATTTCCTACAACGTCTCGTCCATTCTTGGTGCAGCGCTGACACCGTTCATCGCCACCTGGCTGATGGGCACCTTCGATGTTTCCTACGTGGGCTACTACTTGGCAGCCGCCTCGGTGATCACCTTGATCTTCTTGGCACTGAGCCCTGAAACCAAATATCGTTCACTGTCAGCCCTTGATCAAGACGAAATCGAGCGCACCCGCTAA
- the deoC gene encoding deoxyribose-phosphate aldolase: protein MTPEQVDQLDATELAALIDHTLLGPTASAQDIDTLCEQAQSYGTASVCIQPIWVERAATRLASSPVKVCTVIGFPSGAQTPETKAYETSQAIQHGADEVDMVIDQAAALANDKATLVRDIGAVVEAAAGHDVVVKVILETAALTDQAKIIACEAAVEAGAHYVKTSTGFGPGGATVADVALLRSTVGDGVGVKASGGIRTRQDAIDMLKAGATRLGASATYAIVS from the coding sequence ATGACCCCCGAGCAGGTCGATCAGCTCGATGCTACTGAACTGGCCGCTCTGATTGATCACACGCTCTTGGGGCCCACCGCGTCGGCTCAAGACATTGACACGTTGTGCGAGCAAGCACAATCGTATGGCACAGCCTCGGTCTGCATTCAGCCCATCTGGGTCGAACGCGCGGCCACACGATTAGCTTCCAGTCCAGTGAAAGTCTGCACCGTGATTGGCTTCCCCTCCGGCGCCCAGACCCCAGAGACGAAGGCCTACGAAACCTCCCAAGCAATTCAACACGGCGCCGATGAGGTGGACATGGTCATTGATCAGGCCGCCGCGCTGGCCAACGATAAGGCAACACTGGTCCGTGACATCGGTGCGGTCGTCGAAGCTGCCGCTGGCCACGACGTGGTGGTCAAGGTCATTTTGGAGACCGCCGCACTGACGGACCAAGCAAAGATCATTGCCTGTGAAGCAGCAGTGGAGGCCGGGGCACACTACGTGAAAACCTCAACCGGCTTCGGCCCCGGCGGGGCGACAGTCGCAGATGTCGCTTTACTCCGCTCGACCGTTGGCGACGGGGTCGGTGTAAAAGCCTCCGGAGGCATCCGCACCCGCCAAGATGCCATTGATATGCTCAAAGCTGGCGCAACCCGCCTGGGAGCCAGCGCGACATACGCTATTGTAAGTTAA
- a CDS encoding phospho-sugar mutase, whose protein sequence is MQSELEDVMALAREWMELDPANAGVLEAEIAAAERGDDTAHAALTARFAGYLTFGTAGLRAPLGPGTTRMNRVVVQRAAAGIADFATAHVPDPAVIIGYDARHGSKDFALDSAAVFTAAGCRVQLMAMPTPTPVVAFALQRSQADVGIMVTASHNPPTDNGYKVYLGARLADAAGAYAQITAPLDQQIATHIQRWNVAPDLPDRADTGWEMITEAVIDEYVKAVAAFLNDLSPTETHRRHLSVVYTPLHGVGAATFCELMEATGFSAPTVVTDQVQPDPTFPTVDFPNPEEPGALDLAVATAQTHPDTDLVIAHDPDADRLAIMVPIDGQWQRLTGDQIGLIIGARLMPYLSAHDLTTANSVVSAPQLAQLAQHHDVEHAITPTGFKWICRVPNLGYGYEEALGYAVAPQIVNDKDGLSAAVVVADLAAELKAKGSSLVDYLSELTENIGPALSKQISVMVPSPSVGTLLVEDLRTNPPETLAGYGPVTTIDYQQDDVLLAQRYGPQHMVEFATTGDISTRLMIRPSGTEPKVKCYISVLAEPGIPLATVEAVMHQLHTEAATLVEVT, encoded by the coding sequence ATGCAATCTGAACTCGAAGATGTCATGGCCCTCGCGCGTGAGTGGATGGAACTCGATCCTGCCAACGCTGGTGTGCTCGAAGCAGAAATTGCTGCCGCAGAACGCGGAGACGACACAGCACATGCCGCGCTAACAGCTCGGTTCGCCGGGTATTTGACGTTCGGGACCGCAGGTTTGCGGGCGCCGCTTGGCCCCGGCACCACCCGAATGAACCGCGTGGTCGTCCAACGCGCAGCCGCCGGTATCGCTGACTTTGCGACCGCTCACGTGCCCGACCCGGCCGTGATTATTGGCTACGACGCCCGGCACGGCTCGAAAGATTTCGCGCTGGATTCTGCTGCGGTATTTACGGCGGCTGGGTGCCGAGTTCAACTCATGGCGATGCCAACGCCCACCCCGGTTGTTGCCTTCGCGCTGCAAAGGTCTCAGGCAGACGTTGGGATTATGGTCACCGCATCGCACAATCCGCCCACTGATAACGGGTACAAGGTGTACTTAGGCGCCCGGCTCGCCGATGCTGCTGGAGCCTATGCCCAGATCACGGCCCCACTTGATCAGCAGATCGCCACCCATATTCAGCGTTGGAACGTAGCCCCTGATCTACCTGATCGTGCGGACACAGGCTGGGAAATGATTACCGAAGCGGTCATCGACGAATATGTTAAAGCCGTGGCAGCATTCCTCAACGACCTGTCCCCCACCGAAACACACCGTCGGCATCTCAGCGTGGTCTATACGCCCCTGCACGGTGTGGGAGCGGCAACCTTTTGTGAGCTCATGGAAGCCACCGGGTTTTCGGCCCCCACTGTGGTGACGGACCAGGTGCAACCCGATCCAACATTTCCAACCGTGGACTTTCCGAATCCCGAAGAACCCGGTGCCCTCGATCTTGCGGTCGCCACAGCGCAGACCCACCCCGATACCGACCTCGTTATTGCCCACGACCCGGACGCCGACCGGCTTGCCATCATGGTCCCCATCGACGGTCAATGGCAGCGCCTGACAGGTGACCAGATCGGGTTGATCATTGGTGCGCGGCTAATGCCCTACTTGTCAGCGCACGACCTGACCACAGCAAATTCGGTGGTCTCAGCCCCACAGCTAGCCCAACTAGCCCAACACCACGACGTCGAACATGCGATTACCCCCACGGGTTTCAAATGGATCTGCCGCGTACCGAATTTAGGGTACGGCTACGAAGAGGCCCTGGGCTATGCCGTCGCCCCACAGATAGTCAACGATAAAGATGGGCTCTCAGCCGCCGTGGTTGTCGCCGACCTAGCGGCCGAGTTGAAAGCCAAGGGCAGCTCCCTGGTCGACTACCTCTCCGAGTTGACGGAAAATATCGGACCTGCCCTGTCGAAGCAGATATCTGTGATGGTGCCCTCCCCTAGCGTTGGGACACTACTCGTCGAAGATTTACGGACCAATCCGCCCGAGACACTCGCCGGCTACGGACCGGTGACGACTATTGATTATCAGCAGGACGATGTCCTACTCGCCCAACGCTACGGGCCGCAACATATGGTCGAATTTGCGACCACCGGTGACATTTCAACTCGGTTGATGATCCGGCCCTCGGGCACCGAGCCCAAGGTCAAGTGTTACATTTCGGTGCTGGCAGAACCCGGCATCCCCCTTGCCACTGTTGAAGCGGTCATGCATCAGTTACACACTGAAGCTGCCACCCTCGTGGAAGTCACCTAA
- a CDS encoding acyltransferase produces MKTTHRNLGIDALRVFSIAMVILGHAGTFDGSTLLSIWRMPLFFILSGFFLVPYGRSLRFEAARRWETLVIPYLAWSMIITLVVLVVKWSDPAELLHHLHTGWRGGTGRSIFWMSSWFLLTLAISAVMLRYFERFPRWVAWAVGIGGIVASRVFVYLDRADVLDGHPFAELPLRLGISLPVIFYLLIGQEIRTRIMPIVTELSATRATSIGVVLIVAPLILVAHFNIPAQYIHAGLFGWPVITPAISIIVTIGFLMVFATGVNRALHRWVLAARLIGRLARTGSTVVLGHGLILLYMYNVGFNGSSLTDLAIRFSVTLVLAFAIGVLVNMTPAARLFSGVPRERPARIATAA; encoded by the coding sequence ATGAAAACAACACACCGTAACCTCGGCATCGATGCGCTGCGCGTCTTCTCCATCGCCATGGTCATACTCGGTCACGCCGGAACCTTTGATGGTTCGACGTTGCTGAGCATTTGGCGTATGCCGTTATTCTTCATCCTTTCCGGGTTCTTTCTTGTCCCATACGGTCGCTCCCTACGTTTCGAAGCAGCCCGCCGGTGGGAGACACTGGTCATCCCGTATTTGGCCTGGTCGATGATCATCACCCTGGTCGTGTTAGTCGTGAAGTGGTCAGATCCCGCCGAGCTGCTACATCACCTACACACCGGGTGGCGCGGTGGCACCGGGCGGTCGATCTTTTGGATGTCATCCTGGTTCTTACTCACGCTTGCTATCTCAGCTGTCATGCTGCGGTATTTCGAGCGCTTCCCCCGCTGGGTCGCCTGGGCTGTCGGCATCGGAGGCATCGTGGCATCGCGGGTATTTGTCTACTTGGACCGCGCCGATGTACTCGATGGACATCCGTTTGCCGAACTCCCACTACGGTTGGGTATCAGTCTGCCGGTCATCTTCTACTTGCTGATCGGTCAAGAAATCAGGACGCGGATCATGCCCATCGTGACTGAGCTTTCTGCCACGCGCGCCACCTCGATCGGTGTCGTGCTGATTGTTGCTCCGCTGATTTTGGTGGCACATTTCAACATCCCCGCCCAGTATATTCACGCCGGGCTGTTCGGTTGGCCAGTCATCACGCCAGCAATCTCCATTATCGTCACGATCGGATTCTTGATGGTGTTTGCCACCGGGGTCAACCGGGCCCTACACCGCTGGGTGCTTGCAGCCCGACTGATTGGACGCTTAGCCCGGACGGGTTCTACCGTGGTGCTGGGCCACGGTCTGATCCTGCTGTACATGTATAACGTCGGCTTCAATGGCAGCTCACTCACTGATCTGGCCATCCGGTTCAGTGTGACGCTCGTGCTCGCCTTCGCTATCGGTGTGCTTGTGAACATGACCCCCGCGGCCCGACTATTTTCGGGCGTGCCGCGGGAACGTCCGGCGCGCATCGCCACCGCGGCCTAA
- a CDS encoding NAD(P)H-quinone dehydrogenase yields MSTLEIVPRPSITIVGGGPGGYEAALVASKFGADVTLVERNGIGGSAVLTDVVPSKTLIAAADSRRRVMGAPGLGLDFDAKSVRSDLEGINQRLLRLASEQSEDIRRRLQANGVRIVVGEAKFVERNVVEVVTMDGKTETITSDAALIATGATPRELDSAKPDGERIFNWKQLYSIDELPEHLVVVGSGVTGAEFASAYQLLGSNVTLVSSRETLLPGEDPDAAQVLEDVFSETGVNVISRTRAESVTRTRDGVRVELSAGGYVEGTHCLLAVGGIPNTADLGLEDIGVEMTPSGHIKIDAVSRTSVSSIYAAGDCTGRLALASVAAMQGRIAVNHLLGDIVKPFSSNQVASNIFTSPEIATVGVTAEMVATGEYQVDQHVIPMASNPRAKMMNVEDGFVKIFSRRGSGHVVGGVIVAPRASDLIYPLSLAVSQKLHVDDLAETFTIYPSLSGTVAEVARQLHRREEF; encoded by the coding sequence GTGAGCACTTTAGAAATAGTTCCTCGTCCGTCCATTACTATTGTCGGCGGCGGCCCCGGCGGGTACGAAGCCGCCCTGGTGGCCTCAAAATTTGGTGCCGACGTCACGCTGGTTGAACGCAACGGCATCGGCGGCTCGGCGGTACTGACCGACGTGGTCCCCTCCAAAACGCTGATCGCTGCCGCTGACTCTCGTCGCAGGGTAATGGGCGCTCCAGGTCTCGGTCTGGACTTTGACGCAAAGTCCGTGCGGTCGGATCTCGAGGGCATTAACCAGCGCCTGTTGCGTCTAGCCTCTGAACAGTCAGAGGATATTCGTCGCCGCCTCCAAGCCAACGGGGTGCGGATTGTCGTCGGGGAGGCCAAATTCGTCGAACGTAACGTGGTCGAAGTGGTCACGATGGATGGCAAAACCGAGACGATCACCTCTGATGCAGCACTCATCGCCACCGGTGCGACACCTCGCGAACTGGATTCAGCCAAACCCGATGGCGAACGCATCTTCAACTGGAAACAGCTGTACTCGATCGATGAGCTCCCAGAGCACCTCGTCGTGGTCGGTTCTGGTGTGACCGGTGCAGAATTCGCGTCCGCATACCAGCTGCTGGGCTCCAACGTCACCCTGGTGTCCTCGCGCGAAACCCTGCTGCCCGGCGAGGATCCAGACGCGGCCCAAGTGCTCGAGGACGTGTTTTCGGAAACCGGTGTGAACGTGATCTCGCGGACGCGCGCCGAATCGGTCACCAGGACTCGCGACGGAGTGCGCGTGGAGCTCTCCGCCGGGGGATACGTGGAGGGCACGCACTGTCTCTTAGCCGTTGGTGGTATTCCGAATACCGCTGATCTGGGACTGGAAGACATTGGGGTGGAAATGACCCCGTCCGGCCACATCAAGATTGACGCAGTTTCGCGCACTTCGGTCTCCAGCATTTATGCCGCAGGGGACTGCACCGGCCGCCTTGCGCTCGCGTCGGTGGCCGCCATGCAGGGGCGGATCGCCGTCAACCACCTGCTGGGTGATATCGTCAAACCGTTTTCCAGTAACCAAGTGGCCTCTAACATCTTCACGTCCCCGGAGATCGCCACGGTGGGTGTGACCGCTGAGATGGTCGCGACCGGTGAGTATCAAGTGGATCAGCATGTCATTCCGATGGCATCCAACCCGCGCGCCAAGATGATGAACGTTGAAGACGGCTTCGTTAAAATCTTCTCCCGGCGCGGCTCGGGTCACGTTGTGGGTGGGGTCATCGTCGCACCGCGCGCCTCCGATCTGATCTATCCGCTTTCGTTGGCTGTCTCGCAAAAACTCCACGTTGATGACTTGGCCGAGACCTTCACCATCTACCCGTCGTTGTCGGGCACGGTGGCAGAAGTTGCACGTCAGCTGCACCGTCGCGAAGAGTTTTAG